Proteins co-encoded in one Mycobacterium mantenii genomic window:
- a CDS encoding acyl-CoA synthetase — MQRVDPSELDAVIAKARSHTLSDIPRRSARKHPGKPAIIDGAVLLTFAEFDAVVDRAAAALHDNGFAPGDRIALLSHNCWQYAVLVFATARAGVVLVPINFMLTAEEISYILGHSRVSGFVVEGDLTATAERAMQLGGVVTTRVALMRAGCTVPPGWDDFAGWLTTNTTAPDLNIGDDQLVRLMYTSGTESRPKAVMHSSRSLMWQYASTIEAGSMSGDDVEIHSLPLYHCAQLDNFLATDIYLGATSIILPRPEPDAVLRTIERYRVTNYFAPPTVWISLLRCPTFQEVDLTSLCKGYYGASAMPIEILQEIRQRLPRLRLWNFYGQTEMAPLASALGPDEQDAHAGAAGRPVVNVETAILDDNDIPLGTGAVGEIAHRSPHLMLGYLDDPERTAEAFRGGWFHSGDLGYYDEHGMLHVVDRKKDMIKTGGENVASREVEEIVYRHSGVKEVAVFGVPHPLWMEAVVAAVVPRDGIGLTENDILNHCRKHLSGFKTPKRVFFVDALPKNPSGKLLKRELRDRFGLEPAGR; from the coding sequence ATGCAACGCGTGGATCCCTCCGAACTCGACGCTGTGATCGCAAAGGCACGCAGTCACACGCTCAGCGATATTCCGCGCCGGTCGGCCCGAAAGCATCCGGGCAAGCCCGCGATCATCGACGGAGCCGTCCTTCTCACGTTCGCTGAGTTCGACGCTGTGGTGGACAGGGCCGCAGCCGCGTTGCACGACAACGGCTTTGCACCCGGCGACCGCATCGCCCTGCTGTCGCACAACTGTTGGCAGTATGCGGTCCTGGTGTTCGCCACGGCGCGCGCCGGTGTGGTTTTGGTGCCGATCAATTTCATGCTCACCGCTGAGGAAATCTCCTACATCCTCGGTCACAGCCGAGTCAGTGGATTCGTAGTCGAGGGCGATTTGACGGCGACCGCCGAGCGTGCGATGCAGCTCGGCGGTGTGGTCACCACCAGGGTGGCGCTGATGCGGGCGGGGTGCACCGTTCCCCCGGGTTGGGATGACTTCGCAGGGTGGTTGACGACGAACACCACCGCGCCGGACCTCAACATCGGCGACGACCAACTCGTGCGGCTGATGTATACCAGCGGGACTGAGTCGCGCCCTAAGGCCGTGATGCACTCCAGCCGCAGCCTGATGTGGCAGTATGCGAGCACGATCGAGGCCGGCTCGATGTCGGGAGACGACGTCGAGATCCATTCGCTACCGCTTTATCACTGCGCACAGTTGGACAATTTCCTGGCCACCGACATCTATCTGGGCGCCACCAGCATCATCCTGCCACGTCCCGAACCGGACGCGGTACTGCGCACCATCGAGCGCTATCGGGTAACGAATTACTTTGCACCACCGACGGTGTGGATCAGCCTGCTGCGCTGCCCGACCTTCCAGGAGGTAGATCTGACCAGTTTGTGCAAGGGGTACTACGGCGCCTCGGCGATGCCGATCGAGATACTGCAAGAGATCCGCCAGCGGCTGCCGCGTCTGAGGTTGTGGAACTTCTACGGCCAGACCGAGATGGCGCCATTGGCCTCCGCACTGGGCCCCGATGAGCAGGATGCCCACGCCGGCGCGGCCGGGCGGCCAGTTGTCAACGTGGAGACGGCGATCCTCGATGACAACGACATCCCCCTGGGCACTGGTGCCGTGGGCGAGATCGCGCACCGCAGCCCGCACTTGATGTTGGGCTATCTCGACGATCCCGAACGCACTGCCGAGGCCTTCCGCGGCGGCTGGTTCCACTCGGGCGACCTCGGCTACTACGACGAGCACGGCATGCTGCACGTGGTGGACCGCAAGAAGGACATGATCAAAACCGGCGGAGAAAACGTGGCCAGCCGCGAGGTCGAAGAGATCGTCTACCGGCATAGCGGTGTCAAGGAAGTCGCGGTCTTCGGTGTGCCGCACCCTCTTTGGATGGAAGCCGTGGTGGCGGCGGTGGTGCCGCGCGATGGCATCGGGCTCACCGAAAATGACATTCTGAACCATTGCCGCAAGCATCTATCCGGCTTCAAGACACCTAAGCGCGTTTTCTTCGTCGATGCACTGCCGAAAAATCCCAGCGGCAAGCTGCTCAAGCGAGAGCTTCGGGATCGGTTCGGTCTCGAACCTGCCGGTCGCTGA
- a CDS encoding flavin-containing monooxygenase, translating into MTSATESTSPPISAALDLEELRAHLGQADPGVLVAVLAQLTGDSSVIDKFGPKISHVPDPPERAGVTDDDTAEELVSALVAALVENRQASAPPVDDPELFRRLLPLALGSEVDDEFVPLLLEQGGFQLSRPTLPRTVPIPETTNVTIIGAGIAGIIAALAAAEAGVGYEVIDRNDEVGGTWLTTTYPGIGVDTPSAYYSLSREVNPEWTSYYPQGAEYQAYLVALADKYGLREHIRFGTEVTALWWDEDRDCWQVHSVDRDGKHDVTHSRVVVTAAGYLNRPRWPELSGREAFAGNSIHSARWDTSLDLAGKRVAIIGAGCTAVQIVDACVDEVEHLTVFQRQPHWVAPRKRLTDDVPEYRRYLGRHVPYYAKWNRLKSYWGTADNNYPVILRDAEWAETHLSISPANDVLLRMCMDYIDTTFGSGTELAKKVTPDFAPYGKRIIRDPGGYYKALTREHVDVEASEPAEVNAKGVVTQDGRQIDLDVIIYATGYHLDFLSTIDIRGRGGRKLTDEWGDSPRAYRGGTVPGFPNLFITSAPNYSPGHGAGANFSMEVLSHYIIECLQLMALRGATTIEVTQQAYDYYVAAIDEAMANTVWCHTPNAHTYYRSGSGRVVVATPYRLVDLWHEHRAPIEEHFELR; encoded by the coding sequence ATGACCTCCGCCACTGAATCGACGTCGCCTCCCATCTCGGCCGCGCTCGATCTCGAGGAACTGCGGGCGCACCTCGGTCAGGCCGACCCCGGCGTGCTGGTCGCAGTCCTGGCTCAGCTGACCGGCGACTCGTCTGTGATCGACAAGTTCGGGCCTAAGATCTCCCACGTCCCCGATCCCCCCGAGCGGGCCGGCGTCACCGATGACGACACCGCGGAGGAATTGGTGAGCGCCCTGGTTGCGGCCCTGGTCGAGAACCGGCAGGCGAGTGCCCCGCCCGTCGATGATCCCGAGCTGTTCAGGCGCTTGCTTCCGCTGGCGCTGGGCTCGGAGGTGGACGACGAGTTCGTTCCGCTGCTGCTCGAGCAGGGCGGCTTTCAACTCTCACGGCCCACGCTGCCGCGAACGGTGCCGATCCCTGAAACGACGAATGTGACCATCATCGGTGCGGGCATCGCCGGCATCATCGCCGCGCTCGCGGCCGCCGAAGCGGGGGTTGGCTACGAAGTCATCGATCGCAACGACGAAGTCGGTGGGACGTGGTTGACCACGACCTACCCCGGCATCGGGGTCGACACGCCCTCGGCGTACTACTCGCTGTCGCGTGAGGTGAATCCGGAGTGGACGAGCTACTACCCGCAGGGTGCTGAGTACCAGGCCTACCTGGTTGCGTTGGCCGACAAGTACGGACTGCGTGAGCACATACGATTCGGCACCGAGGTGACGGCGCTGTGGTGGGATGAGGACCGTGATTGCTGGCAGGTCCACTCGGTTGACCGCGACGGTAAGCATGACGTCACTCATTCGCGGGTGGTGGTTACCGCCGCAGGCTACCTCAACCGGCCGCGTTGGCCCGAGTTATCGGGCCGAGAGGCATTCGCAGGCAACAGTATTCACTCCGCACGATGGGATACATCTCTAGATCTCGCGGGAAAGCGAGTGGCGATCATCGGTGCTGGTTGCACAGCGGTGCAAATCGTTGACGCCTGTGTGGACGAAGTCGAGCACCTCACAGTGTTTCAGCGCCAGCCACACTGGGTGGCGCCGCGTAAGCGGCTGACCGACGACGTTCCCGAGTACCGACGTTACCTCGGCCGTCACGTCCCGTATTACGCCAAGTGGAACAGGCTGAAGTCCTACTGGGGCACGGCGGACAACAACTATCCCGTCATCCTGCGTGACGCGGAGTGGGCGGAAACGCATCTCTCGATCTCGCCCGCGAACGACGTGCTCTTGCGTATGTGTATGGACTACATCGACACAACCTTTGGTTCGGGAACTGAATTGGCGAAGAAGGTGACGCCGGATTTTGCGCCCTACGGCAAACGGATCATCCGTGATCCAGGTGGCTACTACAAGGCTCTGACCCGTGAGCACGTCGATGTGGAAGCCAGTGAGCCGGCCGAGGTCAACGCCAAAGGTGTTGTCACGCAGGACGGTCGGCAGATCGATCTCGACGTGATCATTTATGCCACCGGCTACCACCTTGATTTCTTGTCGACCATCGATATTCGCGGCCGCGGCGGACGCAAGCTCACCGACGAGTGGGGTGACAGCCCCCGCGCCTACCGCGGCGGCACCGTGCCGGGCTTTCCCAACCTGTTCATCACCTCAGCCCCGAACTACAGTCCCGGTCATGGCGCCGGCGCCAATTTCTCGATGGAAGTGCTGTCGCACTACATCATTGAATGCCTGCAACTGATGGCACTGCGCGGTGCGACGACGATTGAGGTCACGCAGCAGGCTTACGACTACTATGTGGCCGCCATCGACGAGGCCATGGCCAACACAGTGTGGTGTCACACCCCGAACGCGCACACTTACTACCGCTCCGGTTCGGGGCGGGTCGTAGTGGCCACTCCGTACCGGCTGGTGGACCTCTGGCATGAACACCGAGCGCCGATCGAAGAGCACTTCGAGTTGCGATGA
- a CDS encoding SDR family NAD(P)-dependent oxidoreductase produces MTRLLSGRTALVTGSSRGIGRAIAQRLAAEGATVAVTARSHTPSRSTRAGLDAVLPGTIDETIALIENTGGSAFGLAVDLEDNGARDGLIDQVLDRTGRIDILVNNAGFADYSVIEEMSLETFDRTVEHYLRTPFVLTKAAVPHMRKQGAGWIVNIGSVTGVAPVRPYRDYNKTSGDVIYGSVKAALHRFTQGVAAELLDANIAVNCVGPSTAVRTPGAAQLIPDSFPTESVEYLAETVLAMCHLPAAERTGLVAFSLHYPWSQQLQVHTLDGEGELPALEPPTTANPNILPAGI; encoded by the coding sequence ATGACGCGATTACTTTCCGGTAGAACGGCTTTAGTCACCGGCAGCAGCCGGGGGATTGGCCGGGCGATCGCGCAGCGATTGGCTGCCGAGGGCGCCACGGTGGCGGTGACGGCGCGAAGCCACACACCCTCGCGGTCCACCCGGGCGGGGCTAGATGCGGTGCTGCCGGGAACGATTGACGAGACGATTGCCCTGATCGAGAACACGGGGGGATCGGCGTTCGGGCTGGCCGTCGACCTCGAAGACAACGGTGCCCGTGACGGTCTGATCGACCAGGTGCTCGACCGCACCGGCCGTATCGACATCCTGGTCAACAATGCGGGCTTCGCCGACTACTCGGTGATCGAGGAGATGAGTCTGGAGACGTTCGACCGTACGGTGGAGCACTACCTGCGCACGCCTTTTGTCCTGACGAAAGCCGCAGTGCCCCATATGCGCAAGCAGGGTGCGGGCTGGATCGTGAACATCGGGTCGGTGACCGGGGTGGCGCCGGTGAGGCCGTACCGGGACTACAACAAGACTTCGGGCGACGTGATCTACGGGTCCGTGAAGGCCGCGCTGCACCGCTTCACCCAGGGTGTCGCGGCGGAACTGCTCGACGCCAACATCGCGGTCAACTGCGTGGGTCCATCGACGGCGGTTCGGACACCCGGGGCAGCCCAGTTGATTCCCGACTCGTTTCCGACCGAATCGGTGGAATACCTGGCCGAAACAGTGTTGGCAATGTGTCACCTTCCCGCGGCCGAGCGCACCGGCTTGGTTGCATTCAGTCTGCACTATCCGTGGTCACAGCAGTTGCAAGTCCACACACTGGACGGCGAAGGCGAGCTACCCGCGCTGGAGCCACCGACGACGGCCAACCCGAACATCCTGCCGGCGGGAATCTAG
- a CDS encoding Dabb family protein, with amino-acid sequence MYSVTQLLDVIEQDRDRVLAAVRAAAASTAAQRRLVEPTLPGARNGGDVLVHLRFEAESQWRSAEPDFAALLNDPAITAINGACYSGAASCTGATGTVYRALLLCVRPGTDCDTVARFEDELRLMPRYVKTITAWQLSRVEQAVGTQGWTHVFEQEFTDVDGLTGAYLMHPIHWAVVDRWFDPECPEVIIRNPVCHSFCAITDPVLS; translated from the coding sequence ATGTATAGCGTGACCCAACTGCTCGACGTCATCGAGCAGGATCGAGACCGTGTGCTGGCCGCTGTGCGCGCCGCCGCCGCAAGCACCGCGGCGCAACGCCGACTCGTCGAGCCAACGCTACCGGGTGCACGCAACGGCGGCGATGTCCTGGTGCACCTGCGCTTCGAGGCGGAAAGCCAATGGCGTTCCGCTGAGCCCGATTTCGCGGCACTGCTGAATGATCCCGCGATCACCGCCATCAATGGCGCATGCTATTCAGGCGCGGCTTCCTGTACCGGCGCAACCGGCACCGTCTACCGCGCGCTGTTGCTCTGTGTGCGTCCCGGCACCGACTGCGACACCGTCGCTCGCTTCGAAGATGAGCTGCGTTTGATGCCGCGGTATGTCAAGACGATCACGGCCTGGCAGCTGAGCCGTGTCGAGCAAGCGGTCGGGACGCAGGGGTGGACCCACGTGTTCGAGCAGGAATTCACCGACGTCGACGGGCTGACGGGCGCGTACTTGATGCACCCGATTCACTGGGCCGTTGTGGACCGCTGGTTCGATCCCGAGTGCCCCGAAGTCATCATCCGGAATCCGGTGTGCCACAGCTTCTGTGCGATCACCGACCCGGTGCTGAGCTGA
- a CDS encoding IclR family transcriptional regulator, whose protein sequence is MSAPVETPTAVIDRISLVLDAFDGPGRLTLAQIVRRTGLPRSSAHRMLERLVQLRWLRRSGRDYELGMRLVELGSLAVHQDRLVRAAGPLLRELHRATGLVVHLAVLDGPDVLYLDKVGASPLAPIPTRVGGRQPAHCTAVGKAILAYRDEDAPVDLAVRKTRYSIATGAQLAVELSRVRAHGVAFEREESLPGFGCVAAPIGEPGEGQEVKAAVSVCGPMSRMTFDQRLIAPLRMTAMGIWRHAEDGPHRVAPTLQPLRPLRPVLQYA, encoded by the coding sequence ATGTCGGCGCCTGTCGAAACCCCCACCGCGGTCATCGACCGCATCTCGCTGGTCCTCGACGCATTCGACGGGCCCGGGCGGCTCACGCTGGCCCAGATCGTCCGGCGCACCGGCCTGCCGCGCTCGTCTGCGCACCGGATGCTCGAGCGCCTGGTGCAGCTGCGCTGGCTGCGCCGCAGCGGCCGTGACTACGAGCTGGGCATGCGCCTGGTCGAGCTGGGCTCGCTCGCGGTCCATCAGGACCGCCTGGTGCGCGCCGCCGGTCCCCTGCTGCGCGAACTGCACCGCGCCACGGGCCTGGTCGTGCACCTCGCGGTCCTCGACGGACCCGACGTGCTCTACCTCGACAAGGTCGGCGCCTCACCGCTGGCCCCGATACCCACCCGAGTCGGCGGCCGACAGCCCGCGCACTGCACCGCCGTCGGAAAGGCGATCCTCGCCTACCGCGACGAGGATGCCCCGGTGGACCTGGCGGTCCGCAAAACCAGGTACTCGATCGCCACCGGCGCGCAGCTCGCCGTCGAATTGTCCCGGGTGCGCGCGCACGGCGTCGCCTTCGAGCGCGAGGAATCGCTGCCCGGATTCGGTTGTGTCGCAGCGCCCATCGGCGAACCCGGCGAGGGCCAGGAGGTCAAAGCCGCCGTGTCGGTGTGCGGTCCGATGAGCCGGATGACGTTCGATCAGCGGTTGATCGCCCCGCTCCGGATGACGGCGATGGGCATCTGGCGGCACGCCGAGGACGGCCCGCACCGCGTCGCGCCCACCCTGCAGCCGTTGCGTCCGCTGCGCCCCGTGTTGCAGTACGCGTGA
- a CDS encoding FAD-dependent oxidoreductase, with the protein MTPESDVTPVAASSITSWDDEADVVIAGYGVAGAAAAVEAAASGAEVLVLERTGSWGGAAAMAGGFIYLGGGTPIQKACGFTDSVDNMAAFLNVAMGPGADEQRIADYCAGSVAHFEWLVGCGVPFKAEFFSEPGWEPMGDQGLMYSGGENSFPFNTIASPAPRGHVPQMQNKKQGEASAGYMLMKPLVETATMAGARALYDVRVQRLITESDGRVVGIRARKYGTEMSIRARSGVVLATGSFAYNDSMVARFAPRIAGRPAASIEQHDGQAIRMAQALGADLAHMDATEVAIFIDPQQLVRGILVNGRGQRYVAEDTYPGRIGQLTLYQQDNVAYLIIDGDAQEAAMASWSPKFMLRPATWVADTVADLERDMGLPPGSLQATVAAYNEGAARGEDPLLHKKPEWIKPIGSPVGAVDLRENTGGFTLGGLATTLDAEVLHVSGAPIPGLFAAGRCTAGLAAWGYASGVSLGDGSFYGRRAGRSAAKG; encoded by the coding sequence GTGACTCCCGAATCGGACGTGACGCCGGTCGCGGCGTCCTCGATCACCTCGTGGGATGACGAGGCCGACGTCGTCATCGCCGGCTACGGCGTCGCCGGTGCGGCCGCGGCGGTCGAAGCGGCCGCGTCCGGCGCCGAGGTCCTGGTGCTGGAACGCACCGGGTCCTGGGGTGGGGCAGCGGCGATGGCCGGCGGCTTCATCTATCTCGGCGGCGGCACGCCCATCCAAAAGGCATGTGGTTTCACCGATTCCGTCGACAACATGGCGGCGTTCCTCAACGTCGCGATGGGGCCCGGCGCCGACGAGCAGCGGATCGCCGATTACTGCGCCGGCAGCGTCGCGCACTTCGAATGGCTGGTCGGGTGCGGCGTGCCGTTCAAGGCGGAGTTCTTCTCCGAGCCCGGCTGGGAGCCGATGGGCGACCAGGGGTTGATGTACAGCGGTGGCGAGAACTCGTTCCCGTTCAACACCATTGCCTCCCCCGCGCCGCGCGGCCACGTCCCGCAGATGCAGAACAAGAAGCAGGGCGAAGCGAGCGCCGGCTACATGCTGATGAAGCCGCTGGTGGAGACCGCGACCATGGCCGGCGCGCGGGCCCTGTACGACGTGCGGGTGCAACGGCTGATCACCGAATCCGACGGCCGGGTGGTGGGGATCCGCGCCCGAAAGTACGGCACCGAGATGAGCATTCGGGCGCGTTCCGGGGTGGTCCTGGCGACCGGCAGCTTCGCCTACAACGACTCGATGGTGGCGCGCTTCGCGCCGCGGATCGCCGGGCGGCCGGCCGCGTCGATCGAGCAGCACGACGGGCAGGCGATCCGGATGGCCCAGGCGCTGGGCGCCGACCTGGCGCACATGGACGCCACCGAGGTCGCGATCTTCATCGACCCGCAGCAGCTGGTGCGCGGCATCCTGGTCAACGGCCGCGGTCAGCGCTACGTCGCCGAGGACACCTATCCGGGCCGGATCGGGCAGCTCACCCTCTACCAGCAGGACAACGTCGCCTACCTGATCATCGACGGCGACGCGCAGGAGGCGGCGATGGCTTCCTGGTCGCCGAAGTTCATGCTGCGCCCGGCGACCTGGGTGGCCGACACCGTCGCCGACCTGGAGCGCGACATGGGGCTGCCGCCCGGGTCGCTGCAGGCGACGGTGGCCGCCTACAACGAGGGCGCCGCGCGCGGCGAGGATCCGCTGCTGCACAAGAAGCCGGAGTGGATCAAGCCGATCGGCTCCCCAGTCGGCGCGGTCGACCTGCGCGAGAACACCGGCGGGTTCACCCTGGGCGGGCTGGCCACCACGCTGGACGCTGAGGTGCTGCACGTCAGCGGTGCGCCCATTCCGGGGCTGTTCGCCGCCGGCCGGTGCACCGCCGGCCTGGCCGCCTGGGGTTATGCCAGCGGCGTCTCGCTGGGTGACGGCAGCTTCTACGGCCGCCGCGCGGGGCGCTCTGCCGCGAAGGGCTGA
- the bphC gene encoding biphenyl-2,3-diol 1,2-dioxygenase has product MTDLRSLGYITISTNDIDRWRQFAFGVLGFAEGKGPDPSALYLRMDERAARLIVVPGDTDRVLTVGWEVRDHPALQRVQAALDGAGVAYKQLSPDEAEARRVEEVITFSDPAGTTLEVFHGAVLDHSPVITPFGAKFVTGDQGMGHVVVPATDPNGLFDFYTEVLGFRARGAFRVPLPKEFGPVRVRFLGINERHHSLAIVPAAHQRDPRLVHIMVEVDTLDAVGQALDRVNAEGFQLSSTLGRHTNDKMVSFYVRAPGDWDIEFGTEGMRVDETYYTAEEITADSYWGHQWVGEMPAAMRL; this is encoded by the coding sequence ATGACGGACCTGAGAAGCCTGGGCTACATCACGATTTCGACCAACGACATCGACCGCTGGCGGCAATTCGCGTTCGGCGTCCTCGGTTTCGCCGAAGGGAAGGGCCCCGACCCGTCCGCCCTGTATCTGCGGATGGACGAGCGGGCGGCCCGGCTCATCGTGGTGCCCGGTGACACCGACCGGGTGCTGACCGTCGGCTGGGAAGTACGCGACCACCCGGCCCTGCAGCGAGTGCAGGCCGCGCTCGACGGGGCGGGCGTGGCGTACAAACAGCTGTCCCCCGACGAGGCCGAGGCCCGCCGCGTCGAAGAGGTGATCACCTTCTCCGATCCCGCCGGCACCACGCTCGAGGTGTTCCACGGCGCGGTGCTCGACCACAGTCCGGTCATCACTCCGTTCGGCGCGAAGTTCGTCACCGGCGATCAGGGCATGGGCCATGTGGTGGTGCCGGCCACCGATCCCAACGGCCTGTTCGACTTCTACACCGAAGTGCTGGGGTTCCGCGCCCGCGGCGCGTTCCGGGTGCCGCTGCCCAAAGAGTTTGGGCCCGTGCGGGTTCGGTTCCTCGGCATCAACGAACGCCACCACAGCCTGGCGATCGTCCCGGCCGCACACCAGCGCGACCCGCGCCTGGTCCACATCATGGTGGAGGTCGACACCCTGGACGCCGTGGGCCAAGCCCTGGACCGGGTCAACGCCGAGGGATTCCAGCTGTCGTCCACCCTCGGGCGGCACACCAACGACAAGATGGTCTCGTTCTACGTCCGCGCACCCGGTGACTGGGATATCGAATTCGGCACCGAGGGGATGCGGGTCGACGAAACCTACTACACCGCAGAGGAAATCACCGCCGACAGCTACTGGGGCCACCAGTGGGTCGGCGAAATGCCCGCGGCCATGCGGCTGTGA
- a CDS encoding acyl-CoA dehydrogenase family protein — MSDRVLDRVVAMADQLRDQAAEAERIGRLTDDTVKLMKGAGLIRLLQTKQYQGFEVHPREFAETTMATAALDPAAGWIVGVVGVHPYQLAYADPRVAAEIWADDVDTWMASPYAPQGVAKPVDGGYLFNGRWQFSSGTDHCDWIILGAMLGDDKGIPLMPPQMLHMILPRKDYQIVEDSWNVVGLRGTGSKDVIVSDAFVPAYRTMDATKVMDGTAQREAGMTEPLYLMPWSTMFPLGISAATIGIAEGALAAHLDYQRERVGATGTAIKDDPYVMHAIGEAAADINAARQELLANADRIYDMVAAGKEVSFADRAAGRRTQVRAVWRAVSAVDEIFARSGGNAARMDKPLQRYWRDVHVGQMHAIHVPGTTYHAAALSSLGVEPPEGPLRALI, encoded by the coding sequence ATGAGCGACCGGGTACTCGACCGGGTGGTGGCGATGGCCGACCAGTTACGCGACCAGGCCGCGGAAGCCGAACGCATCGGCCGGCTCACCGACGACACCGTCAAGCTGATGAAGGGCGCCGGCCTGATCCGGCTGCTGCAGACCAAGCAGTACCAGGGCTTCGAGGTCCATCCCCGCGAGTTCGCCGAGACGACGATGGCCACCGCGGCGCTGGATCCGGCGGCCGGCTGGATCGTCGGCGTGGTGGGCGTGCACCCCTACCAACTGGCCTACGCCGATCCCAGGGTGGCCGCCGAGATCTGGGCCGACGACGTCGATACCTGGATGGCCTCCCCGTATGCGCCGCAGGGGGTGGCCAAACCCGTCGACGGCGGCTACCTGTTCAATGGCCGCTGGCAGTTCAGCTCGGGCACCGACCACTGCGACTGGATCATCCTGGGCGCCATGCTCGGCGACGACAAGGGCATCCCGTTGATGCCGCCGCAGATGCTGCACATGATCCTGCCGCGCAAGGACTACCAGATCGTCGAGGACTCGTGGAATGTGGTGGGGCTGCGCGGAACCGGCTCCAAGGACGTCATCGTCTCCGACGCGTTCGTCCCGGCCTACCGGACCATGGACGCCACGAAGGTGATGGACGGCACCGCGCAGCGCGAGGCCGGCATGACCGAGCCGCTGTACCTGATGCCGTGGTCGACGATGTTCCCGCTGGGCATCTCGGCGGCCACCATCGGCATCGCCGAGGGCGCGCTGGCCGCCCATCTGGACTACCAGCGCGAGCGGGTCGGGGCCACCGGAACCGCGATCAAGGACGACCCCTACGTCATGCACGCGATCGGCGAGGCCGCCGCCGACATCAACGCCGCCCGCCAGGAGCTGCTGGCCAACGCCGACCGCATCTACGACATGGTCGCGGCCGGCAAGGAGGTGTCATTCGCCGACCGCGCCGCCGGACGCCGCACCCAGGTTCGCGCGGTGTGGCGCGCGGTCTCGGCGGTCGACGAGATCTTCGCCCGCTCGGGCGGCAACGCGGCACGAATGGACAAGCCACTGCAACGGTATTGGCGCGACGTGCACGTCGGGCAGATGCATGCGATCCATGTGCCCGGCACCACCTATCACGCGGCGGCGCTGAGTTCGCTGGGCGTCGAGCCGCCCGAGGGTCCGCTGCGGGCGTTGATCTGA